Genomic DNA from Pirellulales bacterium:
TGGAGAAAACAATCAATGGGCTGAGCTCCAATGGCCACGGACTCGTAGAAAACATACTGTGCTCGGAATTGATCAGGCGAATCGCGATGCAAGTGTTCGTAGCGTCGCGGTTTCGGCCAGCCAAGAGCCTTGACAAAAAGCTTAACCACTTGATCCAGTTCGGCTAGGCTTGTACTTGTGTCGGTCATGGTTGTCTCCTGTAGTTATCACGGATCTCCCTTACAGTAACAGTACTTGTACCGATCTGGCTGTGTATGAGGGAGTCTCTTACAGTCCCTTCTGGACATTCTGCCAATTGGCTCATTAGTTGAGCCGCTTTTTAACGTACACATGCAGTAGCAATTGTTTTTCTCCGCAACTGGTGGATCGACTGGTGGTGGCAATATATCGCTGCCGCGCCCACATTCTCTGACAAATGGATCGCAAAATATTAACCCCAGGACTCCGAGCACGCGACCACAGAACTTTCCAAAGCCACCACCCTCTGGAATTGGCTCTGGGATTGGCTCTGGCGTAAGCTTCGGCAACGGTATTGGTCGGGGATCTGGTATTACCGGATAGACAACTGGTGGCGTTTTGGCTGGTATTAGATCATCAGCATGAGTTTGATTTGGGCATTCAATGTAAGTTTTCAGGCCAGTTTTTAGATTGTATACAAAGCACTTACTGGCATCGGTCCCACATCCTCTCAAAATCGGGTTTCCGTCTTTATCCGTGCCAATCGGCTGGCATAATCCGCTGGG
This window encodes:
- a CDS encoding RHS repeat-associated core domain-containing protein, which encodes MITASAAVQEHYGYTPYGQATVYNSSYGSPTGTSAIKQKNLYTGRQLDPETLLYDYRARYYHPTLGRFVGRDPIGYAAGDANLYKYVADGPIHGVDPSGLCQPIGTDKDGNPILRGCGTDASKCFVYNLKTGLKTYIECPNQTHADDLIPAKTPPVVYPVIPDPRPIPLPKLTPEPIPEPIPEGGGFGKFCGRVLGVLGLIFCDPFVRECGRGSDILPPPVDPPVAEKNNCYCMCTLKSGSTNEPIGRMSRRDCKRLPHTQPDRYKYCYCKGDP